A window from Bdellovibrionales bacterium encodes these proteins:
- a CDS encoding tetratricopeptide repeat protein, which produces MRSRNSLCLLAIFICGTLFYSLISWSNPFVFDDILKLQENSDLKPGSSIAETLLYPYTQNATNLLRNDPSRPLTFLIYRLCYQIGDGQPWPFHVTSSLFHSLNAMLVFLLVGLFTRRVFKSESVVPGVLAAFFFLMVPINSGTVLYAFAFSDVIAAFFVLSAVYIFVREPSTKPAAYAASMVLFFCALFSKQSAIVLPALILVTDFLLNQVHRKRVYQYAGFATLAVVYVVFRYVFFGGIGDLEGTGNTYAALDYLKLQGPMILKYVMLTLIPTGLALDHAPIPSAYQLWVIALSWLLITSLALVALKFLYKKNIPWIAKLSAWFWIFFLITLSPTSSFVPTVDLFVERRVYMGSVAFAALFGLLLTRIPKKHLGVIVGSVILVLLTAVSWGRSEVYANPELLWLESVHQYPHSKRARANIAYTYDQQGRYEEARKIYEDILLQYPDDAFIHTKLALIFQNPRYQGHSPQKAFESYKKALEINPNDIVTLYNMGLLLLDAGSYDQAEALFRRSLEINPRFVHGVFGLGMTLVKKGQTAEGKAALEKALEIDPQFQGAREQLQLLQE; this is translated from the coding sequence ATGAGATCTAGAAACAGTCTTTGCCTGCTAGCCATCTTCATCTGCGGTACCTTGTTTTATAGCTTGATCAGCTGGAGCAATCCCTTTGTTTTCGACGACATTCTCAAACTCCAGGAAAACAGTGATCTCAAGCCCGGCTCGAGCATTGCCGAAACATTGCTTTACCCATACACCCAGAACGCCACCAATTTACTTCGTAATGATCCCTCACGTCCGCTGACGTTCTTGATTTACCGCCTGTGCTATCAGATCGGCGACGGCCAGCCTTGGCCTTTTCACGTGACCAGCAGCTTGTTTCATAGCTTAAATGCCATGCTCGTCTTTTTACTGGTGGGCCTTTTTACTCGCAGAGTTTTTAAAAGCGAATCCGTTGTACCAGGCGTGCTGGCAGCTTTTTTCTTTTTGATGGTGCCGATCAATAGCGGCACGGTTCTATATGCATTTGCGTTTTCAGATGTGATTGCCGCTTTCTTTGTGCTCTCAGCGGTGTACATCTTTGTTCGCGAGCCCAGCACAAAACCGGCGGCTTATGCGGCCTCAATGGTTCTGTTCTTTTGCGCGCTCTTTTCAAAGCAAAGCGCGATTGTCCTGCCGGCCTTAATCCTGGTGACAGACTTCTTACTGAATCAAGTCCACCGCAAGCGCGTTTATCAGTACGCGGGCTTTGCAACACTTGCAGTCGTTTACGTCGTGTTCCGCTACGTATTCTTTGGCGGTATTGGCGACCTCGAGGGGACTGGCAATACATACGCGGCTCTCGACTATTTAAAGCTTCAGGGCCCCATGATTTTAAAATATGTGATGCTGACGCTGATCCCGACGGGACTGGCTCTCGATCACGCACCGATCCCCTCCGCTTATCAACTATGGGTGATCGCGCTTTCATGGCTTCTCATTACGAGTCTCGCACTCGTGGCGCTTAAGTTCCTATATAAAAAGAACATCCCCTGGATTGCGAAACTGAGTGCATGGTTCTGGATTTTCTTTTTAATCACTCTATCGCCGACCAGCAGTTTTGTTCCAACGGTGGATCTCTTTGTCGAAAGACGCGTTTATATGGGAAGTGTCGCTTTCGCCGCTCTTTTTGGTTTGTTACTCACACGCATCCCGAAAAAGCATCTCGGCGTGATTGTGGGCTCGGTGATCCTTGTTCTTCTGACGGCGGTCAGCTGGGGCCGCAGCGAGGTCTACGCAAACCCCGAGCTACTGTGGCTCGAGTCTGTTCACCAATATCCGCACAGCAAACGGGCGCGAGCGAACATTGCCTATACGTATGATCAGCAAGGCCGCTACGAAGAAGCACGAAAAATCTATGAAGACATTTTGCTTCAATATCCGGACGACGCCTTTATTCACACGAAGCTGGCTCTGATTTTTCAAAACCCGCGCTACCAGGGGCATAGCCCACAAAAGGCTTTTGAATCATATAAGAAGGCTTTGGAGATAAATCCCAACGACATCGTCACTTTGTACAATATGGGGTTGTTATTGCTGGATGCGGGCAGCTACGATCAGGCAGAAGCTCTCTTCCGTCGCAGTTTAGAAATTAATCCGCGATTTGTGCATGGAGTTTTTGGCTTAGGCATGACTCTGGTGAAAAAAGGCCAAACTGCTGAAGGTAAAGCTGCGCTTGAAAAAGCCCTCGAGATCGACCCACAATTCCAAGGCGCCCGCGAACAGCTTCAGCTTTTGCAGGAGTAA
- a CDS encoding HNH endonuclease, which translates to MKHISYQIDEDIKKLSDKNLLAQIDLLASEHRKNSVLLLRHLREVEVRRLFVDLGFSSMHKYCVQKLKFSEGETQRRLTSARLLTELPEIENKLESGALNVTNLSKIQSFLRLEKAASHPLTKEQKLEMISELTDKSTREVEKELVGRSHQPALLTENFHGPQASSLLGEEFQKFEVNLSKEHQELLAEFRNLYAHELKDSSNGSVLVFLLEKAVQYKKKKLGLLETTPKDKTNAAPPPSAPKVVAQRKYIKVSIKKAIWQRAEACCEYQDPQSQKRCRSKQALELDHINPVALGGNDDLGNLQLLCRAHNSRRAVKTFGVSNVH; encoded by the coding sequence ATGAAACACATCAGCTACCAGATTGATGAAGATATTAAAAAGCTTTCAGATAAAAACCTCCTTGCACAAATAGACCTCTTAGCAAGTGAGCATCGTAAAAATTCAGTTTTGCTACTTCGGCATTTGCGTGAAGTGGAAGTGCGAAGACTCTTTGTTGATTTAGGCTTTTCCTCAATGCATAAGTACTGCGTTCAAAAGCTTAAATTCTCTGAAGGGGAAACTCAGCGACGGCTCACGTCTGCAAGACTTCTCACAGAGCTTCCTGAAATTGAAAACAAACTTGAATCGGGTGCTTTAAATGTTACGAATCTCTCTAAGATTCAGAGCTTTTTACGCCTGGAAAAAGCGGCCTCGCATCCGCTCACAAAAGAGCAGAAGCTTGAGATGATTTCAGAGCTTACGGATAAATCCACCCGCGAAGTTGAAAAGGAGCTTGTGGGGAGGTCCCATCAGCCAGCTCTTTTGACTGAGAATTTTCACGGACCTCAGGCCTCTAGTTTATTAGGAGAAGAGTTTCAAAAATTTGAAGTAAATTTATCTAAAGAGCATCAGGAACTGTTAGCGGAATTTAGAAATCTCTATGCCCATGAACTAAAAGATTCTAGCAATGGCTCAGTCTTAGTGTTCTTACTAGAAAAAGCGGTTCAGTATAAAAAGAAAAAACTCGGGCTCTTGGAAACTACGCCAAAAGACAAAACCAATGCTGCACCACCACCATCGGCGCCGAAGGTAGTGGCACAAAGAAAATACATCAAAGTCTCAATTAAAAAAGCGATTTGGCAAAGAGCCGAAGCTTGCTGTGAGTATCAGGATCCTCAAAGTCAAAAGCGTTGTCGGTCTAAGCAGGCTTTGGAATTAGATCATATTAATCCCGTGGCACTTGGTGGAAATGATGATCTAGGGAATCTGCAGCTGCTTTGCAGAGCGCATAACTCGCGTCGGGCGGTGAAGACGTTTGGGGTTAGCAACGTTCATTAA
- a CDS encoding chloride channel protein has product MRIDLVSDILIRMLTPHQILQNPRVLSAREKLALNFPFWFAAGLTAIVSVFYNKLFKVCEEWALAHASDPILLWTAPLAIMASFLIGYFISREAIGSGIPQVIAAVESSSPSHTHESLLKKFLSIPMILAKIAGSCVCVLGGGVTGREGPTLQVAAGIFYQVSKFWPKRFSKPQLQGMILAGGAAGLASAFNTPLGGIVFAIEELSKSHVSAVRTAVFQSVIIAGILAQLFLGNYLYLGDTKFGSFPLEVLLQTILVAGIVGIVGSGFAEALYRVTKWRGKKSFAFKLSMTIICGLLMSLTIYLLGPATVGAGKSFMTDLLHNPEAVSSPLIPLARILGNFFTYIGGVIGGVFAPALASGAALGQFLAQVMGFASVKLMILVGMVAFLTGITRTPFTSFILVLEMSNSHEVILYLMLASVIANVCSRIVNSQGFYEQAAHDIIEAAK; this is encoded by the coding sequence ATGCGCATCGATTTGGTCAGTGATATTCTCATTCGAATGCTGACACCTCATCAAATCCTGCAGAATCCTCGCGTTCTCTCTGCTCGAGAGAAACTTGCTCTCAACTTCCCATTCTGGTTCGCAGCCGGCCTTACGGCGATCGTTTCAGTTTTTTATAACAAGCTTTTTAAAGTTTGCGAGGAGTGGGCGCTTGCCCATGCTTCTGATCCGATTTTGCTTTGGACAGCTCCCCTCGCCATCATGGCGTCATTTCTGATAGGATATTTTATTTCACGTGAAGCCATCGGCAGTGGGATTCCTCAGGTCATCGCCGCCGTAGAGTCCTCCTCGCCATCACACACTCACGAAAGCCTGCTTAAAAAATTTCTCAGTATTCCAATGATCTTAGCCAAAATTGCGGGCTCTTGCGTATGTGTCCTTGGCGGCGGCGTTACGGGACGAGAAGGCCCCACCCTACAAGTTGCGGCGGGCATTTTCTATCAAGTTTCTAAATTTTGGCCGAAACGTTTTTCCAAACCTCAATTGCAAGGCATGATTCTCGCCGGAGGTGCCGCGGGGCTGGCCTCGGCGTTCAACACTCCCTTGGGCGGAATTGTATTTGCCATTGAAGAACTTTCGAAATCTCACGTCAGCGCGGTTCGTACAGCGGTATTTCAATCGGTGATTATTGCCGGTATTCTGGCGCAACTTTTTCTCGGTAATTACCTTTATCTCGGCGACACAAAGTTCGGAAGCTTTCCGCTGGAAGTGCTTTTACAAACAATTCTAGTCGCAGGCATTGTCGGAATCGTCGGTTCGGGTTTTGCTGAAGCCCTCTATCGAGTCACCAAATGGCGTGGCAAAAAGAGTTTCGCCTTTAAGCTGAGTATGACGATTATTTGCGGCCTTTTGATGAGTCTGACAATTTATCTTTTGGGTCCTGCGACGGTCGGAGCAGGTAAAAGCTTTATGACGGATCTGCTTCACAATCCGGAAGCGGTCAGCAGTCCGCTGATTCCGCTAGCTAGAATCTTGGGTAACTTCTTTACTTACATTGGCGGCGTGATCGGCGGGGTTTTTGCTCCGGCTCTGGCTAGTGGCGCCGCTCTTGGCCAGTTTCTCGCCCAGGTTATGGGCTTTGCAAGTGTGAAACTGATGATCCTGGTCGGCATGGTGGCTTTCCTGACGGGAATCACACGAACCCCGTTTACATCGTTTATTCTCGTGCTCGAGATGAGCAACTCGCATGAAGTGATTTTGTATTTGATGCTGGCGTCAGTGATTGCCAATGTCTGCTCACGTATCGTGAATAGCCAGGGCTTCTATGAACAGGCGGCTCACGACATTATCGAAGCCGCCAAATAG
- a CDS encoding App1 family protein: protein MKLYGFLIVLLLGLGQAQAKTILISDIDDSIKNSHVLNTTDSLFNAGKIQNLVLGMNALYEAVSHTEPDIKFYYVTNAPKSFMETNHRDFLKYNRFPKGSLRLRESLFQSDFKVTEIRKILKAEKPEFAILVGDNGEKDVYVYEQIVKEFPNTLFLTYIRIAYSVWSSDERGVALRPGQTGFVTALDLMLQLRHEGFVAPADAANFVSDFVTVYATEVETNVDGSQAFPGWSDCRDFKWTAPDSEARLTPGYIAAKGRIEERCTIAPFEY, encoded by the coding sequence ATGAAACTGTATGGATTCTTAATAGTTTTGCTGCTCGGACTGGGTCAGGCTCAAGCTAAAACGATTCTGATCTCAGATATCGATGATTCAATAAAGAATTCTCACGTTTTAAATACGACGGATTCTCTTTTTAATGCTGGAAAAATTCAAAACCTCGTACTCGGGATGAATGCACTATATGAGGCTGTCTCACATACGGAGCCTGATATAAAGTTCTATTATGTGACCAATGCACCGAAGTCTTTCATGGAAACAAATCATCGCGACTTCTTGAAGTACAATCGTTTCCCAAAGGGGAGCCTCCGGTTGCGTGAAAGCCTTTTTCAATCAGATTTTAAAGTGACCGAGATTCGTAAAATCTTGAAGGCAGAAAAGCCGGAGTTCGCGATTCTTGTCGGTGATAACGGCGAGAAAGATGTTTACGTGTATGAACAAATTGTTAAAGAATTTCCGAATACTTTGTTCCTGACTTACATTCGCATTGCCTATTCTGTGTGGAGTAGCGATGAGAGGGGGGTAGCGCTCCGGCCTGGTCAAACAGGTTTTGTGACCGCGCTGGACCTGATGCTTCAATTACGTCACGAGGGTTTTGTCGCTCCTGCAGATGCTGCAAATTTTGTAAGTGATTTCGTAACAGTTTACGCCACTGAAGTTGAAACGAATGTTGATGGGAGTCAGGCCTTCCCAGGATGGTCTGACTGTCGTGATTTTAAATGGACAGCACCGGACTCCGAAGCACGTTTAACTCCGGGATATATTGCTGCAAAAGGGAGAATTGAAGAGCGCTGTACGATTGCTCCGTTCGAGTACTAG
- a CDS encoding helix-turn-helix transcriptional regulator yields MASNTTDVSSTFNKDAIKSLRLRLGWSQADLARRLSCASTEVELWENGSGSPAAKFLSELFLIEKQADACSHEVHASPLAETLCDKKALGQIEFSEIKEDIE; encoded by the coding sequence ATGGCTTCGAATACAACCGACGTTTCTAGCACGTTTAACAAGGATGCGATTAAGTCTCTTCGCCTCCGTCTTGGCTGGAGCCAAGCGGATTTGGCTCGTCGTCTTTCTTGTGCTTCAACAGAAGTAGAGTTGTGGGAAAACGGTTCGGGTTCTCCAGCAGCGAAATTCCTTAGCGAATTATTTTTGATCGAAAAACAAGCCGATGCTTGCAGCCACGAAGTTCATGCTTCACCACTTGCTGAAACTCTGTGCGATAAAAAAGCACTTGGTCAGATTGAATTCTCTGAAATCAAAGAAGATATTGAATAG
- a CDS encoding septum formation initiator family protein: protein MSVRKMAISFRSFLNHPGKVAVVCMVFFATTLMMNGLLWRLWGLHRDFERLTVEITGTKSDIEKLNGQLKQAKDPSFIERQARDKLDLVSEKDLVFVFPEQ, encoded by the coding sequence ATGTCTGTTCGTAAAATGGCTATCTCATTTCGCAGTTTTCTGAATCACCCTGGAAAAGTCGCCGTCGTCTGTATGGTCTTTTTCGCGACAACGTTGATGATGAATGGGTTGTTGTGGCGTTTGTGGGGACTGCACCGAGATTTCGAAAGATTGACGGTTGAAATCACCGGAACAAAATCTGATATCGAAAAACTCAATGGACAGCTTAAGCAAGCGAAAGACCCAAGCTTTATCGAACGCCAAGCTCGCGATAAATTAGATCTTGTGAGCGAAAAGGACCTCGTCTTCGTATTCCCAGAGCAGTAA
- a CDS encoding DUF421 domain-containing protein gives MWGLSQPWWEFVFRGAVIYTFVFILFRLTGKRQVGQLTPFDLVLLLLIGNAVQNSMNAGDNSITGGLILSITLVALNVGVDRLTFASKKIQQVVEGSPKVLIHNGKVNHEMLDHEKVTMRDLELALRQEGVMDTATVRFAILESNGQISVIKKENS, from the coding sequence ATGTGGGGACTCTCGCAACCTTGGTGGGAATTCGTTTTTCGTGGTGCCGTCATTTACACTTTCGTTTTTATTCTCTTTAGACTGACCGGCAAACGCCAAGTAGGTCAGCTGACTCCCTTCGATCTCGTTCTTTTACTCCTGATTGGTAATGCCGTTCAAAACTCGATGAATGCCGGTGATAACTCCATCACGGGCGGGTTGATTCTTTCCATCACCCTGGTGGCTTTGAACGTGGGAGTTGATCGTTTAACCTTTGCTTCAAAGAAAATCCAGCAGGTCGTCGAGGGCAGCCCGAAGGTGCTCATTCATAACGGCAAAGTAAATCATGAGATGTTGGATCATGAAAAGGTCACGATGCGTGATCTTGAGCTCGCTCTTCGTCAAGAAGGTGTCATGGACACGGCCACGGTTCGCTTTGCGATTCTTGAAAGCAATGGCCAGATTTCTGTAATCAAAAAAGAAAATAGCTAA
- a CDS encoding protease-like activity factor CPAF encodes MKSFVIILATAFLSTHVFAQTLDANQKVRLKQEIDYIGSLYGSVYAPKAWKESHLGWNLPAEIATAQTKLAMAQNMHEARAAVAGLIKSTKDYHVSFSFYSTEKATLPFQVKTVEGKTLIVYIDRDKLSETAFPFEVGDEVLTLEQTPVAQVLKELIQDGGPNIPETDLAVADLMLTRRGARSNLIVPHGPVTLSIKRAADDTVGSISLAWEYTPEQLVPAQFQPFALKQQQQPLVTSPMFGPVYSELASETAANPYGLGGKKSFLPDFGTRIWQTADDNEFDAYIYLNNDGKLIGVVRIPGYIVADYDKAVKDFAGIIAHLEKNTSALVIDQNNNPGGSVFYLYALSSMLSDQPLTVPRHRIALSPGGAKECLDMIEQMKSIKTDADAVEKMKDLSGLPATYQLAIGMQNHCREFLSEFHQGVNLSSPLYLWGVDKVNPNPTHYTKPIVFLVNQLDFSGGDFMPATLQDNKRVTVVGTRTAGAGGFVLQSNFPNSFGLEMVTFTGSIAERVDKNPIENLGVTPDVSLPITVDDIRSGYKSYISQVQAVLKSVIK; translated from the coding sequence ATGAAGTCTTTTGTTATTATTTTAGCTACGGCTTTCCTGAGCACTCACGTGTTTGCTCAGACTTTGGATGCCAATCAAAAAGTTCGCTTGAAGCAAGAGATTGATTATATCGGTTCGCTCTATGGCAGCGTTTATGCTCCTAAAGCGTGGAAGGAATCCCACCTCGGCTGGAATCTTCCTGCGGAGATCGCAACGGCTCAAACGAAGCTTGCGATGGCGCAAAACATGCACGAAGCTCGCGCCGCGGTTGCGGGCTTGATTAAGTCGACGAAGGACTACCATGTTTCTTTTTCGTTCTATTCCACTGAAAAAGCGACTTTGCCTTTTCAAGTCAAGACTGTTGAAGGCAAAACTCTGATCGTATACATCGATCGCGATAAGCTTTCTGAGACGGCATTCCCGTTTGAAGTCGGTGATGAAGTTCTGACTTTGGAACAAACTCCAGTGGCTCAGGTTCTTAAAGAGTTGATCCAAGACGGCGGCCCAAATATTCCAGAAACAGATTTGGCAGTTGCTGATTTGATGCTGACTCGCCGTGGAGCTCGCTCGAACTTGATCGTGCCCCATGGCCCGGTGACGTTGTCGATTAAGCGCGCGGCAGACGATACTGTCGGCAGCATTTCTTTGGCGTGGGAATACACTCCAGAACAACTCGTGCCGGCTCAGTTCCAGCCATTTGCTTTGAAACAACAACAGCAACCACTGGTGACTTCGCCAATGTTTGGCCCGGTTTATTCTGAGCTTGCTTCAGAAACTGCGGCAAATCCATATGGCCTTGGCGGTAAAAAATCTTTCTTGCCTGATTTCGGTACGCGTATTTGGCAAACGGCGGATGACAATGAGTTCGATGCTTATATTTATTTGAATAACGACGGCAAATTGATCGGTGTTGTTCGTATCCCAGGCTATATTGTTGCAGATTACGATAAAGCAGTGAAAGACTTCGCGGGTATCATTGCCCATTTAGAAAAGAACACGTCGGCTTTGGTGATTGATCAAAATAACAATCCTGGCGGTTCGGTGTTCTATCTCTATGCTTTGTCTTCAATGCTTTCGGACCAGCCTTTGACGGTGCCTCGTCATCGCATTGCTTTGTCTCCAGGGGGCGCGAAAGAGTGCCTCGATATGATCGAGCAGATGAAATCGATCAAGACGGATGCAGACGCTGTTGAGAAAATGAAAGACTTGAGCGGTCTTCCAGCGACTTACCAGTTGGCCATCGGAATGCAGAACCATTGCCGCGAGTTCTTAAGCGAGTTCCATCAAGGTGTGAACCTTTCAAGCCCCCTTTATTTGTGGGGCGTTGATAAAGTAAATCCAAATCCGACTCACTACACGAAGCCAATCGTGTTCCTCGTGAATCAGCTGGATTTTTCTGGCGGTGATTTCATGCCGGCGACTTTGCAGGATAATAAGCGCGTAACGGTCGTTGGAACTCGTACGGCGGGTGCTGGTGGTTTCGTTCTTCAGTCGAACTTCCCGAATAGCTTTGGCCTTGAGATGGTGACATTCACAGGTTCTATCGCGGAGCGTGTGGATAAGAATCCGATTGAGAACCTTGGCGTGACTCCGGATGTTTCATTGCCAATCACAGTTGATGACATTCGCAGCGGTTACAAGTCTTACATCAGCCAAGTACAAGCTGTTTTGAAATCAGTCATTAAGTAG
- the polA gene encoding DNA polymerase I codes for MKKKIYLVDVSSMFFRAYYAIRPLTTPAGVPVNAVYGFLSMVTKLFKEEKPDYMVFTYDRKEPSFRKNLYAEYKANRTAMPDDLAVQIPYIKKLADYLGIPALEVPDYEADDIIGTLVHLGLKHHNEVVIVSGDKDFGQLIQKHVVLFDTMKDVKYDEAGVLEKWGVPPEKFIDYLAIMGDTSDNVPGVDGIGPKGAQKLLQQFESVEDIYENIDKVEPKGIREKLIKSKDNAFLSKKLVTIATDVPLSDNFEDYHLKQIQADNLRALLQELNFKSFEKTLLGDNGGSGNLHDSIHGNKPSAAATGEPVEVKEPVAHPKKNQEVEVPGEIKISTLNSEVMEKVEKYLHLKETAISADALLEKLHSKDSLWGFADERGLFIGRDLELWAVEGSYETLGPGTDAKQIQWSGFDLKTFFHQIKAEHPKVAWDSSLAAYVVRAGDSTDFGDIYKKFIGAALPEFATPAQLYKAHVELQHVLQDRLGLFGGEKIVKELELPLVPVLLRMENKGIRIDVEALQIQSAELTEEIAALEKEIHHLAGESFNVGSPKQLGVILFEKMSLPSGKKTKTGYSTGEEVLEKIEHPIAKKILQWRELSKLKSTYVDALPEIMMPDGRVHTSFNQALTTTGRLSSTQPNLQNIPIRTERGQRVRQAFIADKGKKLLSMDYSQIELRILAHISDDPGLQKAFREDLDIHAATAAEIFNVDLKNVTSDQRRSAKAVNFGIAYGQGAFGLAENLGIPNKEAKEIIERYFAKFAGVREYINNTVKLAHENGYVETLFGRRRYIEELNSKNPMLKKFGERAAINAPIQGTASDLVKKAMIDIGANVPVDMLLQVHDELIFEGTESVLQENVSALVTIMENVMQLKVPLKVNYAIGNNWDEAH; via the coding sequence ATGAAAAAGAAGATTTACCTCGTTGATGTGAGCTCGATGTTCTTTCGCGCTTACTACGCTATTCGTCCACTCACAACTCCAGCGGGAGTTCCAGTTAACGCCGTCTACGGTTTCTTGTCGATGGTGACAAAGCTCTTTAAAGAGGAAAAACCGGATTACATGGTTTTTACTTACGATCGTAAAGAGCCTTCTTTCCGTAAAAATCTTTATGCCGAATACAAAGCCAATCGCACAGCGATGCCCGATGATTTGGCCGTGCAAATTCCTTACATCAAAAAACTCGCAGACTATCTTGGGATTCCAGCCCTCGAAGTTCCTGACTACGAGGCCGATGATATTATCGGAACACTTGTTCACCTTGGTTTGAAACACCACAACGAAGTGGTGATTGTCAGCGGTGATAAAGATTTTGGTCAGCTGATTCAAAAGCATGTTGTGCTATTTGATACGATGAAAGACGTGAAGTACGACGAGGCCGGCGTTCTTGAAAAGTGGGGAGTTCCACCAGAGAAGTTCATCGATTATCTCGCGATTATGGGTGATACCTCGGACAATGTGCCTGGTGTGGACGGTATCGGTCCGAAGGGCGCACAAAAGCTTTTGCAACAATTCGAGTCGGTTGAAGACATCTACGAAAATATCGACAAGGTCGAGCCCAAAGGCATCCGTGAGAAGTTGATCAAGTCGAAAGACAATGCATTCTTGTCTAAGAAGCTCGTGACGATTGCGACAGATGTACCTCTGAGTGACAACTTTGAAGACTACCACTTGAAGCAAATTCAAGCCGACAATCTTCGTGCGCTTTTACAGGAGCTGAATTTCAAATCATTTGAAAAGACTTTGCTCGGTGATAATGGTGGCTCCGGCAACTTGCACGACAGCATTCACGGCAATAAGCCCAGTGCTGCTGCAACGGGCGAGCCTGTTGAGGTGAAAGAGCCTGTGGCTCATCCTAAGAAAAACCAAGAAGTTGAAGTTCCAGGCGAGATCAAGATCTCTACGTTGAACTCTGAAGTCATGGAGAAGGTTGAAAAGTATCTTCATCTTAAAGAAACTGCGATCAGTGCGGACGCTTTGTTAGAGAAGCTTCACAGTAAAGATTCTCTGTGGGGTTTTGCGGATGAGCGCGGCTTATTCATCGGCCGTGATCTTGAGCTTTGGGCTGTCGAGGGCAGTTATGAAACGCTCGGTCCTGGCACGGATGCAAAACAAATTCAGTGGTCCGGTTTTGATCTGAAAACATTCTTCCATCAAATTAAAGCAGAGCATCCGAAGGTTGCATGGGATTCTTCGTTGGCAGCGTACGTTGTGCGCGCCGGTGACAGCACGGACTTCGGTGATATCTATAAGAAATTTATCGGCGCGGCTTTGCCTGAGTTCGCAACACCTGCGCAGCTTTATAAAGCTCACGTCGAGTTACAGCATGTCTTGCAAGACCGCTTGGGACTTTTTGGCGGCGAGAAAATCGTAAAAGAGCTCGAGTTGCCATTAGTGCCCGTGCTTTTGCGTATGGAAAACAAAGGCATTCGTATCGACGTCGAAGCTTTGCAAATTCAATCGGCGGAACTCACAGAAGAAATCGCCGCCCTGGAGAAAGAGATTCATCATTTAGCTGGTGAATCCTTCAATGTCGGTAGCCCGAAACAGCTCGGTGTGATTCTGTTTGAAAAAATGAGTCTGCCATCGGGAAAGAAAACTAAAACCGGTTATTCAACCGGTGAAGAGGTGCTGGAAAAGATCGAGCATCCGATTGCAAAAAAGATTTTGCAATGGCGCGAGCTTTCGAAATTGAAATCGACCTATGTAGATGCATTACCGGAAATCATGATGCCGGATGGACGTGTGCATACGAGCTTCAATCAAGCTCTGACAACGACGGGTCGCCTTTCAAGCACACAGCCGAATTTGCAGAACATTCCAATTCGCACTGAGCGCGGTCAGCGTGTTCGTCAGGCTTTTATTGCCGATAAAGGTAAGAAGCTGCTTTCGATGGACTATTCACAAATTGAATTGCGTATTTTGGCGCATATTTCGGATGATCCAGGCTTGCAAAAGGCGTTCCGCGAAGATTTGGACATCCATGCGGCAACAGCGGCTGAGATTTTTAACGTTGACCTCAAAAATGTGACAAGCGATCAGCGCCGAAGTGCCAAAGCGGTGAACTTTGGTATTGCATACGGCCAAGGGGCTTTCGGTTTGGCGGAAAACCTCGGCATTCCGAATAAAGAAGCAAAAGAGATCATCGAGCGTTACTTCGCAAAGTTTGCAGGAGTGCGTGAGTACATCAATAACACTGTGAAGCTTGCGCATGAAAACGGCTACGTTGAAACTTTGTTTGGACGCCGTCGTTATATCGAAGAGCTGAACTCGAAGAACCCAATGCTTAAGAAGTTCGGAGAGCGCGCTGCCATCAATGCGCCCATCCAGGGGACGGCGAGTGATCTTGTGAAAAAAGCGATGATCGACATTGGCGCGAATGTGCCAGTTGATATGCTTTTACAAGTACATGATGAATTGATTTTTGAGGGAACAGAGTCTGTTCTTCAGGAGAATGTTTCTGCGTTGGTTACGATCATGGAGAATGTGATGCAGTTGAAAGTTCCGCTCAAAGTGAACTACGCGATTGGCAATAATTGGGACGAGGCGCACTAA